TAACTGTCCCAGGAAGGACCTGTGCTACAGGCGCTGTGAGAGAGAGCTGTTGGCATGTTTTGGGGGCAGTAGTGTGGATGTGCCTTTTCTCCAGAGGATGGCTGAGAAGGGGAGAGGCAGTGAACACCCTGCCCCTGCCTAGAGGGTTTACAGGTGCTGGTGGATGGAAGAGAGGCGAGGCTTGCTTTGCCTCAGCACCTCAGCTCTTCTTCCTCTGAGGAGTTTCACTGTCCCAAGTGAGGAGGCTCAGGCTCCTGGAACAGAACAGTCTGCTCTCTGTCCTCTACTGGCTGaccatggcagaaaaaaaaacaaaacaacaaaacccaagctcTTAAAACCGCTGGGGAGAAGGGGACTATAAGCCACCTCCCCGTTAGGAACTCCATGGAGTAGGCTGCCAGCACTGGGATTCAGCAGGTCCATGCTCAAGTCTTTCTCTACCACCTCATGGGCAATTTCTGAACCTCTTCGGGCTTCCAATTCCAAAGCAAAAACAAGGAGCCACCTTTTGGGAACAGGAGCTTCCATAAAGCTTGAAGAAGCACAGAGCCCAGCAGACAGGCTTTCAGCCTTCGGGAGCTAGCTGCAGGGCCTACCAGGAGAGACTGCTCAGCTGGCTTGGGGCTTTTGAAATAGACTTCCACTAGACACGGAAGTGATGGGAGCTTGAAAGGCCTTGTAAGTATTTCTTAAGGAAACAAGCAATGAAGAGAGCTGGGGAATGAGAGGCCGTGTCCTTGGTGACCCTTGCCACAGTAGATAGTTCACTTTCCTGGCTATTGCCCATTTTTCCTCTGAGCCCACTACCCGCATCCTTCAACCTGGAGGCTATTTACAGGAGTATATGTTGGTCCGGGCCTACTTCCCTGTGGGTTTTGATGGCCAGGCTTGTTCGTTGCTGCATTTACACGGCTGTATTAGAGATGGACAAACCTTGTCTTTGGAGACATCTACACTAGAAGTAACATCTAAGGATAAATTGTGGGAACAACTGTTGCTAAAGAAAGTCAGCACAGCTCCTTATTGGGAAAAGCAGTTGGCCTCTGTAGTTGTAcagtttgttgttggtttttaattttttaaatttttatgtgcattggtgttttccctgcatgtgtgtctgtgtgagggcgtcagatatcctggaactggagttgcagacagttgtgagctgccatgtaggtgctaggaattcatccagatcctctggaagagcatcccaGTGCTCttaaaactgctgagccatctctctagccccctactGTTTACAGTTTGTAAACacagttatttttttcccctctgaccAGAGAATGTAGATAGTTTGCTAAAAAGTTTCCTTGGGGCCAGGGGTGTAGTTCAGTGGCTAAAGTACCCACCTgcgttcaatttctagcaccacaaaaatatataacaatgaTCTTGGAACTAAGATACAAAACAGTGAAGTCTACTACAGTCTAatgtgggaggaagaagagatgtcTATGACAAAAACATCCCAGCAGCTAAGTGGCATCCATGGTGGTAGCTCCCACTAGCTTCTTTCTGGATATCCCAATTGCAAGCCTCAGAGGGGATAAAAGAGATTTGATTCTCCCTGGTTGCTCTTGATCTATGCAATGCCTGGGGGTAACAGAGGTCACTTACCATTGTCAGAGGTGGccccaagtttctttttttccctctatctCCAAATCTCAGCTCACTGTTCACTGCTGCTTAGAGAGCTCtccatccctccagtccctgATCTGATCTCTCTGCAGGCTCCACTTACAGCTGGACTCTCGAGTTGCTAGTGGCCCCTAGTGGACTAGTGTGGGCACAAGCTACCTAGCATCGCAGGCCAGAGAGGCCGGGTCTGATTTTCTCTGAGCTCATTTCTATCTCCTAGTGACAATATGAGCAGAGCAGGGAGGATGAGCCTTTAGCTGGAGCAAACAATCACCTGAAAGGCTGTAACTGGGCAGGACAGTGGGAGGGATGGCTCTGTGACCCAGGAGCTACTGCTTATTCTCCCCCAGCTGCTGGAGGCACTAGTGCTCACGGAAAAAGGCTGCTCTAGCAAGGAGGCAGATGGTCAGATCTCAGTCCTGCCCGTCTCTAAGGAACCAGCATGCTCAGAGATGGGATTCATGGGGCAGACAGCTGCCTCCTGATCTCAGTTCTGGCTGTTGCTTATGTCTTTCAGGACCCATAAACTCATGCGGGGCCAGGGAGCCACCACAGCTGCAGTCCTAACACAGGCCATGCTGCATGTACCAGGTGAAGGCTTACCATGTGCATTCCCCGGGCATGACCTGGCACCCGGTCATACCTTCCTCTATAGCCACTTAGTACTAGTGTTCCAGAGTATTCTAACCTTCCTGATCCTGAAACCCACATCAGACACTCTTAACTCTAGCAAAGGGATTGGAAGGTGAGCAGCTCTGGACCAGCCGTTCTACCCCTGGTGTGGACCATGCTGGCCTGGCTCTAGGGATTAGGCCAGACAGCCTCTTATTTTAGGTTAAGAGGCATTAGAAAGGATGAGAGGCTAAGCCCAGGCAGGGACCTTCCAGACACCAGCACTTCCTTCCCAGTTGTGGGGCACAGTAAGCATGCAAGATGGAGCAAGGGTTGGGTGGAGTGGGCCTGGCCTTTCTAGGAGGGCTAGGGACCGGCCTTTTCCTTTGCTACTCAGGGACAGTCAGGGGTCACCTAATCCCAGAACTCGCctgccagcaagtgctttttcTTTTACCTGCCCCCTTAAGGCAGCAGCTTGATGTCTTCACTTTCCTTCACTCCTTGGCCCCTGAATAACACAAAGGTGacatgctgcctctgcctcctgccctgtCCCTGAAAACATTCTCATCACAAGGTTGGACAGAACAGGATGATGGAGGCCAGGCACAGGTCACAGCCcttctatgctttttttttttccccccaagacagggtttccctgtatagccctggctgtcctggaactcactctgtagaccaggctggcctcgaactcagaaatcctcctgcctctgcctcccaagtgctgggattaaaggtgtgcgccaccaccgcccggctccaagGACTAGTATGTAGAACAAGCTAGACGCTACGCTGGAAAAATCCAGGCCCGACTCCTACTTACCATTACTGTGATTTCCTGTCTGGAGGGAAGCGGAGGGCTGCAGGTTGCTGCTCAAGGACCCATAGCCACGGTAGCTGTAATTGAGGCCACCATTGACGTACACAGGGTCCTGGGAGTAGGCAGAGGCCGGCAGTGAGTAGGTGGAGTGGGTGATGGCTGTAGAGTCCCGAGAGTGCTGTTTATCTAGGGCTATGGGTTCTTCCTGCAAAGGAGGAATGACAGTACTGGGGAACCCTGGGGACAGCAAGCCTGGTCACTGTCCCTGTCATGAGGTAGGAAGAGGCTGTTTCCTGGGACTCACTGATGTGATTTTGTCTGGGCTATCTattgtttctctctccctgggCACTTTGTCTCAGGGATCATCCCTGATTACCTCTCTCTATGAACATACTGGGTTGTCTCTACTCAGTGTAAAAGATTTTCTGTATGGGCCTAGAACCTGTGATCTCCTCGCATCGGtctctttagtgctgggattataggcgagCACTTCCATACCCACAGTCTTCCTTTCAACAGGTCTGCGATCCTTAGTGACAAGGTCCTCTAGCACTCCCCACCCACCTCTTGGCAccctcctttctccatcctctctGCCCACCATAGTGCTGTAACTGTAGGCTGCATGATGGCtgccctcccacctccctgtccacCCTGCCTGCAGGTGTCGATGGGATAGCCAGTGACCTCTCCCTGGGGGTGAGACCCCTTTGCATGCAGCCAGCATGAGCACATACTTGGGAGGACTGGTAGATCTCCAGGCGCATCCTCTTGGCTGCCTTTCGCGTCTCACTCTCACAGGCAGCTGCTAGGATGTTCTCTGCCATGGCTGAGGTCAGGTGTGGAGGAGTAGGTCTGGTCTGGAGGCAGAAGAGACAGTGCTGCTCAGGGGATGGCAAAGCAGGGGTCTGGGctccagcacctgactaacagcCTGTTTTCCTCATTTGTGAAACAGGCCTACTGGGAAGTTGGGGTAAGGCGTCTGGAGGGCACTGATGGTACCACAAGCCAGGGTGGCCGGGAGGAGGCGCTCACCATCTCCATGCCGTTCTTCTTCATGCGGCGGCAGGACTTGAGGTATGTGCGAATGCGCTTGCGGGCCCGCTCCTGGAACTCAGGAAATTGCCGGCTGCATGACTCAATGATGGCCTGGATCTTCTCCTTGGGCTGCTTGGAAATGGGCACCATGCGGTCCAGGTTCTCATCCACGAACAGCCGCACAAACATCTGGGGAGAGACAGGCCATGGGAGGGGCTGGCCCTGCCTTAGACCCATCCATGTCCCACCAGCCTTGCCTGGTGCTCACATTGAAGGCCTTGAGCCGCTCGGGGTCCATGCCCTCTGAGTCATTCATCTTGTCATTGTCCTCATGGTCATCATggtcatcgtcgtcatcatctgCTGCGGGGGCCCGGCCCACTGTCAGGTCCTCAGGACAGCCACTGACTTCAGTCTTGATGGAATCATAGCTCCCGGAGCTGTAGGGGGGCGACTGAAACCAGGCAAAGCAGAGACAAATCAGGTGGCTGCCTACTTGGTCTCCCATAGTAAGCTTGGGGACCAGGTAGGTGAGCTCACCCAGGTCCTCACCACATAGAGTCCTGGCTGCAAGATCCTCAGCAAGTGAACTCTACTTCCACTGTGAGCTGAGAGCAACAGGTCTCCGAGCCTCAGTGTCCCTGGGCTACTGTAGGGAGGTCGACTGAAATAGCAGGCAAGGGGGAAAGTGTAGGAGCCGCTTTCTTGGTGGCAGTGCCCACATCAAGACCTGCCATGTTGAGGGAAGGACACCAGAAAACATTGCAATTCCCCAGCCAGGACTGTGTGCCAGCATCTGTTTGGGCTTCCAGGGTTCCTCCTGGATCCCCAGGGGACTGCAGCCTAGAGTTGACAAGTGAGCTGTCACCAGAGCAGTAAATGTGCAGTCTATCAGGGGGAGGAGCAGATGGGCTGGGAAAGGGAGCCAGCCAAGGCAGTAGGGCCACAAAGCAGGGTGCAGTCCCCAGCTCCCGGGCCAGGCTGTTTCTGCTGATCTCCCAAGAGACTGCTCTGAAGCCTGGGAAAACAGGTGTTccagaaaggagagagcagagcctgcctgcctgccgcaGCCCAGCTTGGACTGGGGAAGGACTTCAGCATTCTGCTCCTACACAGATCCTTCCCTCCGTCACACTACAGGCAAAGGTGGCAGCCGTTCCCATTCTAGGACTGGTTCAGATTAtggaaaggacacacacacacaaaaagattcCCATGAGCCAGCCCCTTCTGTGTGCCATGATCTGTTTGGGCTTCTGGGTTTTCTCAGCCTTCAACTGCCTGCTTTTCCTTGAACTATGGCTTCTGCGTTCTTCTGCTTCCCAGGTACTAGCTTGCCCCTTGTGACCCAGCTCCAGAATACCTTCCTACCCTTAGCACCCTGGCTCTGAGCTGCTGTCATCTGCTTTTTAAAGTTTGTGGCATGCCCTGACTTCAGCATCTCTTCTCTCAAGGACATTGGCATGTAGTGGGTAAGCTGGACCCAGGAGAAAACCCAGTTGTTCAGGCACAGTGGTGTGGCCACAGCCTGGCCTAGAAGGACCTGGTGCTTCCTGAGGAGCAACAACTCAGCAAAGACAAGTGGCCTGGTGCCTCGGGCCCTCGGGCCCCTCTCACCACGACCACACACAGACTTAAGGGGCAGAATTCCAGCCCTCCAGAGTAACAATCTGGGGTCAAAATATCTACAGGGCACAGGGCCAGATACTAGCTGGCTCTGGACTAGTCAAATCTGCAAATGATTCTTTTGCTGAATCCTCTGCCAGGGTCAGAGCAGAATAAGAAAACTGCCAGGAGCCCTCAGTGCCTACCCCTCTGCCATGGTATGGCCATGGTGGCAAGTGGGTTGAGGGCTCTACTGAGCCAATTTGCCTCCACCCTGGGGCAGCTACTCCGTCTGGTCCCTGCACCTACTTCCAAGCTGATCCCCACGGGCTGTGCTATACACATGGCACCAACCCCGGCATGTTCCTTTACATCGTGCCCTGAGCCTGTGTCCCATGCCACCCCTGAaaaagagacaggcagaagagTTTGTGGAGAGTAAGCAGGTGGCTTCAGAGGGGCAGAGTTGAAGAGAGCTGGCAGGAAAGCTGGCACCTGTCAGGAAACCTTAATGGCCCAGCATAGTGTGTGGAATTATGAGCCATGGCAGGGGACCCACCTTGCCCACCCCTATACCCATATATCAGCTTGATCAGGAGAGAAATTCCACACGCCTTTTCTGCATCATCTGAAAAGACGGGGTCAGGCAGGCAGATTAGCCACAAGGTCTGAGGCCTGTGCTGCCTTTTCTcaaggtgtgtgtggtggggaaggGGTATCCGTGCCATGGTGCCCATggagtggtggtagtggtggtagtggtggtggtggggtatcCACACCATGGTGCcctggagtggtggtggtggtggtggtggtggggtatcCACACCATGGTGCcctggagtggtggtggtggtgggggggtatCCACGCCATGGTGCCCAtggagtggtgtgtgtggtggggaaggGGTATCCGTGCCATGGTGCCCGTggagtggtggtagtggtggtagtggtggtggtggggtatcCACACCAATGGTGCCCAtggagtggtgtgtgtggtggggaaggGGTATCCACGCCATGGTGCCCAtggagtggtgtgtgtggtggggaaggGGTATCCACGCCATGGTGCCCGtggagtggtgtgtgtggtggggaaggGGTATCCACACCATGGTGCCCATGGCGTCgcttctctcctgccacctctaTGCAAGCTTGGAGGTCACACTCAGATCACCTCTAACAACTGAACTCTTTGTAAGGCTTTTATGCTTTTATTACTTAGGTCTTCTTATGGTAGCTTGGGCTGTCCTGACCTgaaattctctgtgtagcccaggatggcttctaACCACACTACTGCTTCAGGCAAATTCTGAGtagtggagttacaggcatgacCACCATGCTCAGCAGTGTCGTATACTACTGTCACAAATGTGCCACTTACTGCTGTTCCTTACAGCAGCCTGTGTTCTGGGGAAGGGAACAAACCGCAGAGACACACATTACCTGCCACTTCTCCGTCAAGGCAGGAACCATCAAACCCATTTCACAGATAAACACTTGCCAGTGAAGTGACACCTATTTGGGGCAGGCACCCTCAGCCATCTGCGTTCTAGTGCGGCTCTAAGAAATCATGGTAAAGGGACCACACTCCTGCCCTGGCTTGATGTCACACCCCGGCCGGCTCAGTTCCAGCTCCACTACAGTATGACCTCCAGCCTCCCAACCACCCAGAGGCACACAGCTTGCAGGCCCACACACCTCAGGGGTGCTCTTTACCCCATACTTGACGCGGCTCCGCAGCCCATCAGTGCCGCAGCCATCTGAGGGGTAGGATGGTGTGCCCAGAGCTGTGCCAGGCGGAAGCTTCTCACACAGGTTAATGGGCTGATCCTCAGCAGTGGCAGTGAAGTCCATGGGGGCAGCAGCTCCGTTGCCATTCATCTCAGGGAAGGCGGGATCCCCCTGTGTACTGCTCGAAGTGGATGGGTTCAGGGTAGAAGAGCCATTGCCGCTTCCGCTCTCAGAGGAGGAGTCATCTGGAAAAAGAGCCCTGGGTGTGAGGCCCTGTCCCTTCAACCACTGCCTCCAGAGGCCCGGATGGATGTAGTGGCCTCAGCACCTCCCCCAGAGTGCCAGCACTGTTATGTTATCCTTGCAAAGCGGAAATGTGCTCTGCTCTCCATACCTGATGCTCTGGGATCTGAAGTGAGACTCAGGCTTACCACCTGGGCTGAGGCAAGAGTGGGGAAGTAAGGCCACTAGGAGCTAAGTGGAGTGATCAGCATTTGCAGAGCTAGAGGTTTCTCTTCACCTCCAACCTTACAAATGCCAGAGGCAAGTTCCACTTCAGGCAGCCTACCACAGTCCTCAGACACTTCCAGGGCTGCAGAACTAGCCTTATCTTGCTGCTCAAAACTGCCTCCCAGCTCTTCCACCTTCATGTCCTTCTGCACAGGGGCCCTgaatttctccttcctctgcctgacAGCCCCACTGCCAAGCTCCCTATTCATCATACCTGCCTTCCTATATACAGTCTACAGATCTGTAGACTCTGCCCTCTGTGCCTGGTCAAATGGCTTCAAGATAGCCCAAAGCCAACTGCTGAGTCTGGAGGCTGTATCTCCTGTGTTTTCAGCTGGTCTTTCTTTCTGCATTCTTGATGCGTGAGCCCCCTGCTGTGCAAAGCACAACATTGCAGGATCCTGGGGCtaaacttcagctccaagggaatacacatttttaaataaatcccaGACTTCTCTCTCTACAGGTCCCAGCCTCCTGCTTCATTAGCTGGGGCCACAGCAGCTACTCTAGACCTCCTGGGGTCGTGGTCAGGTGAGCACCCATGTGGATACCAATGGTGCTTAGGTATCCTGGAGGCTCTGCAGCTAAACCCGGGGAGGGGAGGGGtcggaggggaggggaagggtggcAAAGGGCACCATTTTCTCCAGGGTGGGGTAGCACTGGCACCACCCCCTCCCTGTAGCCAACAGATTATGAAGATTTAGTCCCCAGTGTTGAGCACTGGGCACGCGCGCGCACCGCCGCCGAGCGTCCCCATGGTGACTGAGCACCTCTAGTACTTCAACCAATCACTTGCCTTTCAGCTGCCTGAGGGCGGGGCCCGTCTGTCCATCAAGCAGCCAGGGCTGAGTAGAGGGGGATGGGGAACGTGTGGTGCGGTGGCATTCCTCCCCCTCAGCTGCTGCAGGTCACCTGGGCAAGGCTGCACCACCCAGGCCACCTTTAGGCAACActgctccaccttccctttaTCCTGTGGGCGTGATTCCAAGCCCTGTATCTGGGACCTCCCTGCCTTAGCCCTCTGCCCTCAAAGACAGGCTGAGATTTTCCTCTGGCAGTCTAGTCTAAAAGGttaaagggaaaaacaaattGCCTGACAACTTGTGTACTGTGTACTGGTGGTGCAGGAGCAGTGATGACTAAAATCAGGATGGGGGCCAGCTACATCTTAAGGAAGTTTGCCAGTAACAGGGAAACTGAGCTGTGACAGAGGCCACCGGTTCAGCAACTACCCAtccccaccactgccaccactgcagCGCTTCTGCTGCCCTCGGCCCCTCTCCCAGCCCAGGCCTTCTCATCTCAGGGCTTCCCTTTGCCACTGCTAACCCTTTCCTGGACTTCTTGCTCTAGCCTCATGACCTTGCAGCCTGCCCTGCCAGCTCCCACCCTAACCCCTTAGCACCCGGGTCTCTCGGGTGGGTTAGGGCGTTGTCTGCCCTGCTCCTTCCCGTTGGGCCCATTTCAGAGGGCTTTCCTGGCCTGACTGCCCTGCTGGCTCGCCTCGGAAGGAGGTGCTCCCCACTGTCCTGAGGACCACGCACACAACCACTGGTAGGGCTCCAGCACCTGAAGTCTGGGAACAAAGCTGAAAACCCACCTTGGCTAATTAGCTTCTGTCTGTTCTTAGCCACTTCCAAGATATGCCTTCTACTCTGGTACCATCACCCACAGGCCACTGGATCAACCTGGAAGGTCACTAGATGCCTCCTCTGGAAGGATAGGCTGCTCTTCATCAGACACCATGTCAGTAGTCACTGCATTTACCACAGGCACCAAGGCCAGCTACAGTGTCATTCATACCCTgcatggggacagagaaggaccgccttgtctgcctgcctggagCAAGCAGCATGTGCGTGGCTATGGAGCTGCCCAGGACACAGGGCAATCTTGGGGTCCCAACCAAGGTCCAAGTCAGCTGGGTTGAGAAGCTGCCAACACTACCGCCTCAGCTGCAGGCCCAGGTTCACGCTGCCTGACTTTCTAGAAAGAATAGGCGCTGGCTGCAACCGGGACACCCATCTGTCTATTGTCAGATACCATCCCTATCTGGCACGGAAAGTGGTGAGTGGATGAGGCCCCCAGGATACCAGAGTTGGTAACTGCTGTGACCATGGACTGCAAACATACAGAAGAAACTGGAAACCCAAACCATTATGTAAATACCCAGAATTAAAAATCTCAGGGACCAGTGAACACTATTAGGATTTTTAAAAGCCTCTAGACGCAAACAGGTAAAGTATGATCTAGCCATACAATAGAAAACTCGGCcttaaaatgaatgaaacttAGATACATGTTGCTGAGACATGGAGGAATCGTAAGGACATTATGCTATGTGAAATAAGACAGACACGAAAGGATAAATAGTGAATGATTCCACTTAACTGCACAGGCTAGAATAGAGGcattcacagagacagagagtgaagtAGGGCTCCCCCATGCCCGAGGAGGGGGACGCAGAGCTGCTGTCTGGCACCATGAGAAGTTTGGGAAATAACGGTGCTGATTGTAGTTTGAAGTATATAGCCCAGAGGGCTTGTATTTATCTTACAAAAAACTCCAAGCCAGTGGGTCCTCATGTTACCCAAGCTGCACCTGGGGCAGGACACAGCCCACATCTGAGGTGGAAAAACAATTGCAAAAGCCCACATTCTGCATTGCAGTCCTCCCCAAAGCTCCTGTTTTTAATACAGCTTGATCCAGTGCCACCTAACAGGAGGCCTGAGTTTCCCAACTAGAGAGGCTGGCGAGTTTTAGCATAATGCAGAGGAGCTAAGAACAGGGTGGGTATCACCTATGTGATCTCAAAGGAGGCCACCTCTCCTTGTGCCTCAACTTCTCTTTCAAATGACCCTTACATCAGTAACACGGCAATTATGGCACTCAGAAGTGAAGGCTGCCTTCTTTTACCCaaacctccttccttcttcctcacctGCTTCCTATGCTGTGTCCCCAGACTGCAGCATGGACATGTGGGGCCCCACACTATGACATCAGAAGTGAGCCCTAAGGGGAGATGAGCACATCACGAGCTGGGAGCGGTCCATCCACTGCTCTGCCCTTCTTCAGAACTTCTGTGAACATCATCTCCCTGGGGAAGGCTCTGACCAAGCCTATCCCATCTCATCCTGGCACAAGCTCTAGCTGCTCTTCTGAATGACTCCTCCCAAGGAAGTTGGCCCTATAGCTACAGGAGTGTAGCCGTGGCCCCTTTCTCCCATTGGGCCACAGGGCCTACCGCCATGCTCTCCCTTGCAGCTCAACCTGGCATCTAGCTGTGGCCTTGGCCTTTCGTACTTCCGTCACCTCTTGCTGCTACACTGTCCCGGGTTCTCCAGACCTAGTCCTTCACTTCCTGTTCCTTTACTTCCGGGTCTTTGCTAAAAGGTTACTGTGTCAGGaagctctcccctccccagcccccacactgGCATGCTAACCTCTTTACCTAGTTTTCCAGCACACTTACGTCCTCCTCACACTGTTCATTGATTGTGTCTGTATCCAGCAAGTAAGTTGCCCCTGGGCCTTGGCAGAGCTCTGGTAGTTAGGCCTGGATCACTCTTGCTTCCCTGTAGTCACACCCCTGCTTCTGGCAAGGGCTCCTGAGTTTTCTATGGTTCCTCAGGGTAAGCATGTACCCCAGGCCTGGCCAGTCAACATGACCCATTATAGTCACTAGTAAAAAGCCATTTAACTAAGCTGTTCCCACAAAAGTCAGACTTGATCTTTTTCTACCTGCTAGGCAGGGGACCATCCTGGGGCAATCTAGAGATAGGCTGACACAAACTTCCAAAATCCAGCTATACCTTAAACCAAAGGACTATTCAGTTATGAGAGCAACAACTTCCTTATTGTCAAAGCTAGCTGAAGGCCACTTTTTATCATGTGGGGCTGCTTTGGTCTCTGAGTAAACGGGGCTAGGAGCGAGGCCCTGGGAGCTGGACTTTATGCTTTCCATCTATCCTGGGGCTGCTGGTACTGCCCCAGGAATGAGCCAGTCTCATCTCCTACCCCACATGATTCAGAAAGAGGGGACAGAGATCCAGCAGCTAGGATCTGATCCATTGCAAATTCTTACTCACTCTCAAGAAACATGACTTAAGAGGCACCCAACACCCTTTGCCTGAATGGCATATGGTGGGCTGGGCCAGGCCAATAGTTT
The nucleotide sequence above comes from Mastomys coucha isolate ucsf_1 unplaced genomic scaffold, UCSF_Mcou_1 pScaffold15, whole genome shotgun sequence. Encoded proteins:
- the Nol4l gene encoding nucleolar protein 4-like isoform X8; this translates as MTRRVGRGPSEGAGRERAAGAPGRRNVWVEQDETSVSSEDFDMNDSTWMSADPHLASSLSPNQEERMRSPQTLHSQEDDDSSSESGSGNGSSTLNPSTSSSTQGDPAFPEMNGNGAAAPMDFTATAEDQPINLCEKLPPGTALGTPSYPSDGCGTDGLRSRVKYGVKSTPESPPYSSGSYDSIKTEVSGCPEDLTVGRAPAADDDDDDHDDHEDNDKMNDSEGMDPERLKAFNMFVRLFVDENLDRMVPISKQPKEKIQAIIESCSRQFPEFQERARKRIRTYLKSCRRMKKNGMEMTRPTPPHLTSAMAENILAAACESETRKAAKRMRLEIYQSSQEEPIALDKQHSRDSTAITHSTYSLPASAYSQDPVYVNGGLNYSYRGYGSLSSNLQPSASLQTGNHSNGPTDLSMKGGASTPTPPTPTPSSNSTSRTMPTAQLSPTEISAVRQLIAGYRESAAFLLRSADELENLILQQN